In the genome of Natronorubrum sediminis, one region contains:
- a CDS encoding DUF1214 domain-containing protein codes for MSDEPPDTTAESDFEPLRATRRTALRGAGLAGILALASGSATASQQSSEANTQQTDQQSSAADESIPVTWENYPRANCHVAFQSTVDLGGFGQFYHRRNVTPIEDQLVVGENRDVIASLGVFDLTEPVTITLPDSGDRYMSMNVQDEDQYVKNFATDPGGYTITRELVDTQYAGVLVRTFVDPTDPADLEQARQLQDEIEVNQSSAGSFEIPNWDQQSYQRLTAALIPVGFTLDDYSGAFGDVDEVDPVKFFIASTAGWTGVPEPEAAFILQRIPAQNDGTTPHTLTVEDVPVDGFWSVTVYNSDFYLEENEFDAYTVSNATAERADDGSVTIHFGGDPDQPNFIYTPEGWNYTVRLYEPREEILDGSYQFPEAQPVE; via the coding sequence ATGAGCGACGAACCACCAGACACGACGGCAGAATCGGACTTCGAACCGCTGCGGGCGACGCGCCGCACCGCGCTTCGCGGGGCAGGTCTCGCCGGAATACTCGCGCTAGCCAGTGGCAGTGCCACTGCCAGCCAACAGTCCTCGGAGGCGAACACCCAGCAGACGGACCAGCAGTCGTCAGCAGCTGACGAATCGATCCCGGTAACGTGGGAGAACTACCCTCGTGCCAACTGTCACGTTGCGTTCCAGTCAACCGTCGACTTGGGCGGGTTCGGGCAGTTCTACCATCGCAGAAATGTCACCCCCATCGAAGATCAGTTGGTCGTCGGGGAGAACCGTGACGTGATCGCCTCACTCGGGGTGTTCGATCTGACCGAGCCGGTCACCATCACGCTGCCGGACAGCGGTGACCGATACATGTCGATGAACGTTCAAGACGAGGACCAGTACGTGAAGAACTTCGCCACTGACCCCGGCGGGTACACGATAACACGAGAGCTCGTAGACACTCAGTATGCTGGCGTCCTGGTCCGGACGTTCGTCGACCCGACTGACCCGGCCGATCTGGAACAGGCCCGGCAACTCCAGGACGAGATCGAGGTGAACCAATCGTCGGCTGGCTCGTTCGAGATCCCTAACTGGGATCAGCAATCGTACCAACGACTCACAGCCGCGCTCATACCAGTCGGATTCACACTGGACGATTACTCGGGCGCGTTTGGCGACGTCGACGAGGTCGACCCCGTGAAGTTCTTCATCGCCAGTACGGCGGGGTGGACCGGCGTTCCGGAGCCAGAAGCAGCGTTCATCCTCCAACGGATTCCTGCCCAGAACGATGGCACGACGCCGCATACACTCACCGTCGAGGACGTCCCCGTCGACGGGTTCTGGTCGGTCACCGTCTACAACAGCGACTTTTATTTAGAGGAGAACGAGTTCGACGCCTACACAGTCAGCAACGCGACTGCAGAGCGCGCGGACGACGGTAGCGTCACGATCCATTTCGGTGGTGACCCCGACCAGCCGAACTTCATCTACACGCCGGAGGGGTGGAACTACACGGTCCGGCTCTACGAGCCCCGCGAGGAGATTCTCGACGGGAGCTATCAGTTCCCCGAAGCCCAGCCGGTCGAGTGA
- a CDS encoding DUF1254 domain-containing protein, translated as MSKKTDHTTPELDVKLLRSPRRTALRGTNTHQGIPDSDETVDGVHQFSTRTLTRREALQRGGIIAGGLTLGGPTVTRTVAADRESEASHGNDTDASVAAIAEDAYLYGLQQVIFYVTRFNYTQNEDSDVFVGINRLYYPNEGRPITADFTAVVSPNATTLYGQGVLDLQDDPVVIEMPEVTDRYFSLELMNQYGIYPLYAGNQFTGTDARSYLILPDDYEGEIPGDFAATDVVQTGTKTLLTELRYALRDPTDESEIAYINDLQEQTTITPLSEWLENDCSGVPWADQSVIPGDYETIPRMAELTEQQVENQTAADFFTLLNLVLNDPSMPLIDDSRKEAAMLERLEQVGIGPGLAFDWSSLETDVQEALTSGFESGFERVRAAAVEANGDVMVDMNGWNVLQNTGDFRTDWLTRAAMADFGFAGPDSPASHAAGFKFTDANGEPLDGSNQYTITFDLEDMPPVTEFWEIPIYDAQGYFVENELDRYSINSYMLEEGLLDTDGDELVIYVQQEEPADPEQATNWLPAPEGGMRFAARFYGPRWSVVDGSYDMPEVVPAEEW; from the coding sequence ATGAGCAAAAAAACAGATCACACGACGCCAGAATTAGACGTCAAACTGCTGCGGTCACCGCGTCGAACCGCGCTTCGCGGGACGAATACTCACCAAGGAATCCCGGATTCAGACGAGACAGTTGATGGAGTGCACCAGTTCAGCACCCGAACGCTGACACGCCGCGAGGCCCTCCAGAGAGGGGGAATCATCGCAGGCGGACTCACACTCGGTGGACCGACGGTGACGCGGACAGTCGCTGCCGATCGAGAGTCCGAAGCGAGCCATGGCAACGACACGGATGCCAGTGTCGCAGCGATCGCAGAAGACGCGTACCTCTACGGACTCCAGCAGGTCATCTTCTACGTGACGCGCTTCAACTACACGCAGAACGAGGACAGCGACGTCTTCGTGGGAATCAATCGGTTGTACTATCCCAACGAGGGCCGACCGATAACGGCCGACTTCACGGCTGTGGTCAGTCCGAACGCCACCACCCTGTACGGGCAGGGCGTCCTCGACCTACAGGACGACCCCGTCGTCATCGAGATGCCCGAAGTCACCGACCGCTACTTCTCGCTGGAGTTGATGAACCAGTACGGGATCTACCCCCTCTACGCCGGAAATCAGTTCACCGGCACTGACGCGCGGTCGTACCTTATCTTGCCGGACGACTACGAGGGCGAGATTCCAGGCGACTTCGCCGCAACAGACGTCGTCCAAACAGGGACGAAGACTCTGTTAACCGAACTCCGGTACGCGCTGCGCGATCCCACGGATGAATCCGAAATCGCGTACATCAACGACCTGCAGGAGCAAACGACCATCACCCCGCTCAGCGAGTGGCTCGAAAACGACTGCTCGGGCGTGCCGTGGGCGGACCAGTCAGTCATCCCCGGTGACTACGAGACGATCCCGCGAATGGCAGAGCTGACAGAGCAGCAAGTCGAAAATCAGACCGCAGCGGACTTCTTCACCCTCCTCAATCTCGTCCTGAACGACCCGAGCATGCCGCTCATCGACGACTCCCGCAAGGAGGCTGCGATGCTCGAGCGACTGGAGCAGGTCGGAATCGGCCCGGGACTGGCGTTCGACTGGTCCAGTCTCGAAACCGACGTCCAGGAGGCGCTGACCAGTGGGTTCGAGAGCGGGTTCGAGCGCGTCAGAGCCGCCGCGGTGGAGGCCAACGGCGACGTCATGGTCGATATGAACGGCTGGAACGTTCTTCAGAACACGGGGGACTTCAGAACCGACTGGTTGACCCGGGCCGCCATGGCCGACTTTGGTTTCGCAGGCCCCGACTCGCCCGCGTCTCACGCCGCTGGGTTCAAATTCACCGACGCGAACGGCGAACCACTGGACGGATCGAACCAGTACACCATCACGTTCGACCTCGAGGACATGCCGCCAGTCACCGAGTTCTGGGAGATTCCGATCTACGACGCGCAGGGCTACTTCGTCGAGAACGAACTCGATCGGTACAGTATCAATAGCTACATGCTCGAAGAAGGGCTGTTGGACACCGACGGTGACGAACTCGTTATCTACGTACAGCAGGAGGAACCGGCCGATCCCGAGCAGGCGACGAACTGGCTGCCAGCCCCCGAAGGGGGCATGCGCTTCGCGGCGCGGTTCTACGGCCCCCGTTGGTCGGTGGTTGACGGGTCCTACGACATGCCCGAGGTCGTCCCTGCGGAGGAGTGGTAG
- a CDS encoding cryptochrome/photolyase family protein, giving the protein MRLHWHRRDLRVTDNPGLAGDDRLLPVFVHDPAILTHGAPPVVSFLLDALDSLREQYRDQGGELLLARGNPRAALPALAAACDADAVTWNRDYSGLASERDRAVAAALADTGVSVGVERFGGTLLHEPEHITTNDGSHYSVFSDFWREWRNQEKAAPVAAPVRGAVVDPRDRLGEEWLDEASGAAGPLPSLADLGFNEPEADVQPAGTDIAHDLLADFREDTIYRYGDDREFPARESTSRLSPHLKFGTVGVRTVWKATEDAAATASDGDARESVETFRRRLAWREFHAHILDARPDVVTENYREYPNEIQWRDDPEGLQAWKDGETGYPFVDAGMRQLRDEAWVHNRVRMVAGSFLTKDLLIDWRKGYDWYRRKLVDHDTAHAAGGWQWAASTGIHAQPYFHFFDPVTQSEKYDPDGEYVREHVPELRDAPTDAIHEWPMLDDEKRAVVAPDYPAPIVEYGEHHDRAVEAFEAARGDG; this is encoded by the coding sequence ATGCGACTCCACTGGCACCGCCGCGACCTTCGTGTGACCGACAACCCGGGACTGGCGGGTGACGACCGCCTACTCCCGGTGTTCGTTCACGATCCCGCGATACTCACCCACGGCGCGCCGCCCGTGGTGTCGTTCCTGCTCGATGCGCTCGACTCATTGCGCGAGCAGTACCGCGATCAGGGCGGCGAACTGCTCCTCGCCCGCGGCAATCCAAGGGCGGCGCTTCCCGCCCTCGCCGCGGCTTGCGACGCCGATGCCGTCACTTGGAACCGAGACTACTCCGGACTGGCGAGCGAACGCGACCGTGCGGTCGCGGCGGCACTCGCTGACACTGGCGTCAGCGTCGGCGTTGAGCGGTTCGGCGGCACTCTCCTCCACGAACCAGAGCACATCACGACGAATGACGGGAGCCACTACTCCGTCTTTTCAGACTTCTGGCGAGAGTGGCGCAACCAGGAGAAGGCCGCCCCCGTCGCCGCGCCGGTTCGCGGTGCCGTCGTCGACCCCCGCGATCGCCTCGGCGAGGAGTGGCTCGACGAGGCCTCCGGTGCCGCCGGCCCGCTACCGTCACTCGCCGACCTGGGTTTCAACGAACCTGAAGCCGACGTGCAGCCTGCGGGCACCGACATCGCCCACGACCTCCTCGCCGACTTCCGCGAGGACACTATCTACCGCTACGGGGACGACCGCGAGTTCCCCGCCCGGGAGTCGACCTCGCGCCTCTCGCCGCACCTGAAGTTCGGGACAGTCGGCGTCCGGACGGTTTGGAAAGCCACTGAGGACGCGGCGGCCACTGCCAGCGACGGAGACGCCCGGGAGTCGGTCGAGACGTTCCGGCGACGGCTTGCCTGGCGGGAGTTCCACGCGCACATCCTCGACGCGCGTCCCGACGTCGTTACCGAGAACTACCGCGAGTACCCGAACGAAATCCAGTGGCGTGACGATCCGGAGGGGCTTCAGGCGTGGAAGGACGGCGAGACGGGATATCCGTTCGTCGACGCCGGGATGCGACAGTTGCGCGACGAGGCGTGGGTTCACAATCGCGTCCGGATGGTGGCCGGCTCGTTCCTCACGAAGGACCTGCTGATAGACTGGCGCAAGGGGTACGACTGGTACCGTCGAAAGCTTGTGGACCACGACACCGCTCACGCCGCTGGCGGCTGGCAGTGGGCTGCCTCGACGGGAATACACGCCCAGCCGTACTTCCACTTCTTCGACCCCGTGACCCAGTCGGAGAAGTACGACCCGGACGGCGAGTACGTCAGGGAACACGTCCCCGAACTCCGGGACGCGCCGACCGACGCCATCCACGAGTGGCCTATGCTAGATGACGAGAAACGCGCCGTCGTTGCGCCCGACTATCCCGCCCCCATTGTCGAGTACGGCGAGCATCACGACCGCGCAGTCGAGGCGTTCGAGGCCGCGCGCGGCGACGGCTGA
- a CDS encoding GAP family protein, which yields MNFLVILPLVFVMIGGPQILSAIFLATSEDWRRNSAAFVFGASLSISLVVTLAYYFGSGVRQGGSNRMLQLLVLVVLLAAMVHVYLKREQSEPPTWMGKLESANPKFSFQLGFLLMGFFPTDVLTSITVGTYLASHGDPLWYATGFVLLTLLFLALPSLSLVMIGDRAETLLPKVRTWMNTHSWIVSEIVILIFVAITINNIVG from the coding sequence ATGAACTTCCTGGTGATTCTCCCGCTGGTATTCGTCATGATCGGTGGGCCGCAAATCCTCAGCGCCATCTTTCTGGCCACGAGCGAGGACTGGCGGCGGAATTCGGCTGCGTTCGTCTTCGGTGCCTCCCTTTCGATCAGTCTCGTCGTCACGCTCGCGTATTATTTCGGCAGTGGCGTTCGTCAGGGCGGGTCGAACCGCATGCTGCAACTGCTCGTGCTCGTTGTTCTCCTCGCCGCGATGGTGCACGTCTACCTGAAGCGCGAGCAATCGGAGCCGCCGACGTGGATGGGCAAACTCGAGAGCGCGAATCCGAAGTTCTCGTTTCAACTCGGATTTCTATTGATGGGATTCTTTCCGACCGACGTGCTTACGTCGATCACCGTCGGAACCTATCTCGCGAGTCACGGTGATCCGCTGTGGTACGCTACCGGATTCGTCTTACTGACCCTGCTGTTCCTGGCCCTTCCATCGCTTTCCCTGGTTATGATCGGCGATCGTGCGGAGACGCTCCTTCCGAAGGTTCGCACATGGATGAACACACATTCGTGGATCGTAAGCGAAATTGTGATTCTCATCTTCGTCGCGATCACGATCAATAACATCGTCGGGTGA
- a CDS encoding amino acid ABC transporter substrate-binding protein, translating into MSRRSNASGQERRSTNRRRFLKATGGASVAGLAGCLSGKSTVTATTPEADDSSDEDNGGDEMPTDTITLGGSMSLSGNLSDLGRLYADAYELTIERINNAGGVDAGDETTYELELVLRDDESDPSRSEAIYQDLVDQEGIDYLVGPYSSGITLPASDVAANAERPMVAGGGASTQIIERDNEWIFSLLPTADTYATTSIEMAMAQPDPPSSAAILAKADPFNQDVAEGARGNLQSAGVDVVVDEMIPDETTDISTYLALVEDTDADLLLLCGYQDDVVIAADQLATENVDVDMAWAPGGNLTDSFREQTGANADYWYGPSPWVPTVDSADDVFGSTSEFLSAIESGYEYEPTYHSAAASAVVQTFQRAFMAVDELTPRTVRDAIRETQFESLYGAVQFDEDGTIPREMVVNQWQPDTGRQLVWPEEISEADPIYPAPTWDER; encoded by the coding sequence ATGTCGCGAAGATCAAACGCCAGTGGACAGGAGCGGCGGAGCACGAATCGTCGACGGTTTTTGAAAGCGACCGGGGGAGCAAGCGTTGCCGGCCTTGCAGGCTGTCTGAGTGGCAAGTCGACGGTAACCGCCACCACCCCCGAGGCTGACGATAGCAGCGACGAAGACAACGGGGGTGACGAGATGCCGACGGACACGATCACGCTTGGCGGCTCGATGAGCCTCTCCGGCAACCTCTCCGACCTCGGACGGCTGTATGCGGACGCGTACGAATTGACCATAGAACGCATCAACAACGCTGGCGGCGTCGACGCGGGCGACGAGACCACCTACGAGCTCGAGCTGGTCCTGCGAGACGACGAGAGCGACCCCTCGAGGAGCGAAGCCATCTACCAGGACCTCGTCGACCAGGAGGGGATCGACTACCTGGTGGGGCCGTACTCGAGTGGAATTACACTGCCAGCCAGTGACGTCGCGGCGAATGCCGAGCGGCCGATGGTTGCGGGTGGTGGCGCTAGCACACAGATAATCGAGCGCGACAACGAGTGGATTTTCAGCCTGTTACCGACCGCCGACACGTACGCCACCACGAGTATCGAGATGGCGATGGCGCAGCCGGATCCACCGTCCTCGGCAGCGATCCTGGCCAAAGCGGATCCGTTCAACCAGGATGTTGCGGAGGGCGCACGCGGAAACCTGCAGTCGGCGGGAGTCGACGTCGTCGTCGACGAGATGATCCCGGATGAGACGACCGACATCTCGACGTATCTCGCGCTCGTCGAGGATACCGACGCGGACCTTCTCCTCCTGTGCGGCTATCAGGACGACGTGGTGATCGCGGCCGACCAACTGGCGACCGAGAACGTGGACGTCGACATGGCGTGGGCGCCGGGTGGCAACCTCACTGACTCGTTCAGGGAACAGACCGGAGCGAACGCTGACTACTGGTACGGGCCGTCGCCGTGGGTACCTACCGTCGACTCCGCGGACGACGTCTTTGGATCCACGAGCGAGTTTCTCTCGGCCATCGAGAGCGGATATGAATACGAACCCACATACCACAGCGCAGCCGCCAGCGCCGTCGTCCAGACGTTCCAGCGTGCGTTCATGGCCGTCGACGAGCTGACGCCAAGGACCGTGCGTGACGCCATCCGCGAGACTCAGTTTGAGAGCCTCTACGGGGCCGTTCAGTTCGACGAAGACGGCACCATCCCGAGAGAGATGGTCGTCAATCAGTGGCAGCCGGACACAGGCAGGCAACTCGTGTGGCCAGAGGAGATCAGCGAAGCCGATCCTATCTACCCGGCACCGACCTGGGATGAGCGATAG
- a CDS encoding restriction endonuclease → MKRLLRYVFYREFYRQLRDLTRGTNSSDESKQTDGTTQPVGQSSPATPSSDTEVPFEDGPVESPEQLQAVLQQMDPYDFEHFVADLWAKMGWQTEVSSEAADQGVDVVATKTTPYDQTTLIQAKRYGPNTTVGSPEIQQYASLKNQYDGVDKVVVVTTNEFTAQGRELAQRLNVKLVDGSDLVDLLGENEAAELVAEYLEFVSLNDDKSATREASKAHTDRSEPRANPGHEHPTARASPSPSFVPETRWRTVIGAATLGWIVSVVFLNVLPAGIGGLLVLGSWVALPIALYQDSKALSPHTDWPTYTWLYVLVSLFWIVAIVPGVVYLWRRRKLEQREDAISTD, encoded by the coding sequence ATGAAACGGTTGCTCCGCTACGTCTTTTATCGCGAGTTCTACCGGCAACTTCGAGATTTGACTCGAGGAACGAACTCGAGTGACGAGTCGAAACAGACCGACGGTACCACCCAACCCGTCGGTCAATCCTCGCCAGCCACTCCGTCCTCTGACACCGAGGTCCCCTTCGAGGACGGTCCAGTCGAGAGTCCCGAACAGCTCCAGGCCGTGCTTCAGCAGATGGATCCCTACGACTTCGAGCATTTCGTGGCCGACCTCTGGGCGAAGATGGGGTGGCAGACTGAAGTCTCGTCGGAAGCTGCCGACCAGGGGGTCGACGTCGTCGCCACCAAAACGACGCCCTACGACCAGACGACGCTCATTCAGGCGAAACGCTACGGCCCGAACACGACCGTCGGCTCGCCGGAAATTCAGCAGTACGCGAGCCTCAAAAATCAGTACGACGGCGTCGACAAGGTCGTCGTCGTTACGACCAACGAATTCACCGCCCAGGGGCGAGAGTTGGCCCAGCGGCTCAACGTCAAACTCGTCGACGGCAGTGATCTCGTCGACTTGCTCGGCGAGAACGAGGCTGCCGAGTTGGTCGCAGAGTACCTTGAGTTCGTCTCATTGAACGACGACAAGTCGGCGACTCGAGAAGCGTCAAAAGCGCACACAGATCGATCCGAGCCACGGGCCAATCCTGGACACGAGCACCCCACCGCTCGCGCTTCGCCTTCCCCGTCGTTCGTCCCCGAAACTCGCTGGCGAACGGTCATCGGGGCGGCGACGCTCGGGTGGATCGTTTCGGTCGTCTTTCTCAACGTCCTCCCTGCCGGTATCGGCGGGTTACTCGTGCTCGGTTCGTGGGTTGCACTACCGATAGCGCTCTACCAGGACAGCAAGGCGCTCAGTCCACACACCGACTGGCCGACGTACACGTGGCTCTACGTGCTCGTCTCGCTCTTTTGGATCGTCGCCATCGTCCCCGGCGTCGTCTACCTCTGGCGACGACGAAAACTCGAGCAACGAGAGGACGCGATTTCGACAGACTAG